In the Natrinema sp. CBA1119 genome, CTGCGGTGGCGGTCTTCGCGGCCAGTTCCTCGGAAACGCCGACGTGCCGGGCGAGCTGGCGGACCTGTCCCTTGTAGAGGTTCCCGATCGGGTGGCAGTCGACCGCGCCGTCGCCGTACTTGGTGAAGTAGCCCACCGCGGCCTCGCTGCGGTTTCCGGTCCCCAGGACCAGCCGGCTTTCGTGGTTGGCCACGAGATAGTTCAGGACCGCCCGGACGCGGGCGCGAGCGTTGCCCACGGCTTCGCGGTCGCCTTCGGCTTCGGGATAGGTCGACAGGATGGTATCGATGATTGGTTCGATCTCGAGTACGTCGTAGCTGATCTCGAGGTCCTGTGCGACCAGCTCGGCGTCGCTCATGTTCCCCTCGCTGCTGACGGTCGCCGGCAGGACGAGTCCGTGAACGTTCTCGGCTCCGAGCGCCTCGACGGCCAGATAGCCAGTCAGCGTGCTGTCGATCCCTCCCGAGAGGCCGAGGACGACACCGTCGGCTCCCGCTGCGTCGACCCGGTCGCGAATGAACGCCGTGATGTGGTCGCGCTGCCGTTCCAGCTCCCCGTCCGAAAAGCGAAGGTCGATCATACGGGGTGCTATGCCGGCCGCAGCCTAATAGGCTGTCCTCTCCGGAAAAAAGTGCCCGAACGGTCGATTTTGGCGGAGCGCTACGGCTCGAGGCGAAGTCCAGAAGGCGGCCGAATGGAAGGTCCGGGTGCGAGAATCGAACTGCGCGTCTCAGCCGGACGGGCTGAAGGATAACCACTACCCCAACCCGGACACGTCGCGTCTTTCGACACGACCCGCTACCACGGTGGACACGTAATACGTACTGATAGTCTGCATCGATTGCGACTCGAGGACGGATTTTTGTCGCCGCGGGCACGTGGGCCGGTCCGAGAGCGCTACGTTCAAGTGCGACCGGAAGATAGCCTTGGATGACGCAGCGCGTCGGTAGTGAGACGCAAGAAGTCCGTCGAATTACGGCGCGCAAGCGGATGACGTGCGCCGGTGGTGAGCAGTTCCTCCGGAACTGCGAGCCTCGGCGCGCGAGGAGTGTAGTGGCACAGTGCGCCGGTGGTGAGCAAATCCGCAGGATTTGCGATCCTCGGCGCGAGCGAACGAAGTGAGCGAGCGCCGGTGGTCCAGTGGTAGGACTCGAGCTTCCCAAGCTCGCGGCCCGGGTTCAATTCCCGGCCGGCGCATCCCGTCGTAAGCAAACTGCGAGCGACTGGTGCGCCACGAGGGAATCGAATCACGCGAGACGGAGCCCGCACAGCGGAGCGAGCAGGAACGTCTCGCCATCGGGTTCAATTCCCGGCCGGCGCATTTCTCGAGCGATCGACAATCCGATAGCGCGCTCTCTGCTGATCGCTATTAGGAGGAAAGTCCCAACTGTCGGTGAACAGACCCACATGTGCCAGTTCGCACTGGCTCCGTAGATACGACCACCCGCAACGACACTAAAATGGGCTCAAAACCGGCTTACTCGTGAATTCCCATCGCTTCGATCTGCTCTTGATATCGGTTTCGGATCGTCACTTCGGTCACCTGCGCGACGTCGGAGACCTCGCGCTGGGTCTTCTTCTCGTTACAGAGCAGTGACGCGGCGTAGATCGCGGCGGCGGCGTAGCCCGTGGGCGATTTGCCCGATAGCAGCCCCTTCTCGGTCGTCGTATCGATGATCTCGTTGGCTTTCACCTGTACCTCTTCGGAGAGCTCGAGTTCGGAGCAAAAGCGCGGGACGTACTTCTTGGGGTTGACCGGCTCCATCTCGAGGCCGAGTTCCTGGGCGACGTAGCGATAGGTGCGGCCGATCTCCTTGCGCTCGACCCGGGAGACGGCGGCGACCTCCTCGAGCGAGCGGGGGATGCCCTCCATGCGGCAGGCGGCGTAGAGGGTGCTGGTCGCGACACCCTCGATCGAGCGCCCGCGGATGAGGTCTTCGTCGAGCGCGCGCCGGTACATGACGCAGGCGACCTCGCGGACCGAGCGGGGGATGCCCAGCGAGGATGCCATCCGGTCGGTTTCCGAAAGCGCGAACTGGAGGTTTCGCTCGCCGGCGTCTTTGGTACGGATTCGTTCCTGCCACTTGCGCAGGCGGCGCATCTGGTTTCGCTTGTCAGAAGAAATCGAGCGGCCGTAGGCGTCCTGATTTTTCCAGTCGATCGAGGTTGTCAGCCCCTTGTCGTGCATCGTCTGGGTCGTCGGTGCGCCGACGCGGGACTTGTTCTGCCGTTCGGAGTGGTTGAACGCGCGCCACTCCGGCCCGTGATCGATGTTCGTTCCTTCGACGATCAGGCCACACTGGTCGCAGACGAGTTCCCCTTGATCCTCGCTCTTGACGAGTGTCCCTCCGTTGCACTCGTCGCACACCCGCTCACGCTCCGGTTCCTGTTCTTTTTCTGTCGTTTCAGGTTCTCGTTCGCGTTGGCGGGGTGGGCTAGCCATTTCGTGTAGATAACGATGTTGCAACGACTTAAGGACTCGCCACCATAGAGTCACCCTCGAAGTCGGTCGATCAGGTTCCGTTTCGACGATAAATCGATATTACGCGCCGTTTCAGCCACGTTTTCGGGTTCAAATCCCTCGTTTCCGAACGGTGAGAGATTTCATAGGTAGCCAAACAGCGTTCCGACCAGTACCAGCAGCCACATCGCGGTGCCGACCAGCAGCATGTCGTTGAACTTCGAGTCCCGAGCCGCGCGTTTGGCCGCGCCGCCGGCGATCAGGCCGAGCGCGACGACGACGAGCATGCGCTGGACGACGACCTCGAGGGGGAGCGCGTCGACGCCGAGCATGCCGTAGTCGAGCCAGACCGCGACCGCGAGCGAGCCCGCGGCGACGACGGCGGCGTCGAGCCGGCGCGTGAGTCCGCGTGCGATCAGGTAGGTCGTCGCCGGAATGCCGACGCCGATCACCGGATAGAGCAGCGCGGCGATCTGATGGGGCGTGAGGAACTCGGCGCGGTGCTCGAGGAAGATGCCGCCCGCCCGGACGCCGAGGTAGAGCGCGACGATGGCGATGACGAGGAGGAGATGGCCGACCTCGACGCGGTCGTAGGCGGCGGCGATCCGCCGGCGGTCGATGTCGGTCAGATGATCGTCGATGGCGTCGGGCGTCCGTTGACGGACCTGTTCGGCGGACCGGCCGGCGTCACTCGCAGCGTCGGCGGCATGCCTGCGGGACCGTATGCCGACCAGCGTGGGGATGACGAGCAATCCGGCGAGTTCGACGAGGGTAGCCCAGCCGTCTGCATCGGAAGAGTTGCCGTTATCGAGGTAGATGCGGCTGACGTCCTCCTGAACGTCTACTTGGGGGTGAGCCATGAAGTTGGACTCGACTTTTCGCTGGGCGGACTGGGACCCGTGGACGCGGTGTTGCAACGTGAACCAGTCGAAGTGTTCGGAGTGCGTCTGCATGGCGACCCAGTCGTCGTCCTCGTTGGGGCTCTCGTAGAGCCGGATGTGATATCGCTGTCCGTAGTAATCGCCGTCCTCGAGCTGGAGCGTCTCGGTCGTCCAGTAGCCGCTCTCGTTCGAGCCGGGATCGACGTAGGCGTAGCGGACGCCGCCGTCGGCCTCGCCCCAGTTGAGAGAGGGGATTCGTCCGCGCCGTTCGTCCGCTGGCGGTTCGTCTGCGGTCGTGTTGTTGGCCGAATCGTTCGTCGCGTTGGCGGTTGTATTGGTGGCCGAATCGGTCGTCGCGTTGGCGGCCGAATCGGTCTCGGCCTGCGTTTCGTTCTCGGAGACGTTTTCATCACCGGTCAGTGCGTACGTGTCCGGCACCGCCTCTTCCTCCGATTCGTTGATTTCCGACCAGTCGCCGCCGCCCGGTTCGGTCAGTATTCGTTCGATATCGTCGACATCACCGCGGACGATCACGTTGATCGGACTGCGTTTCTGGAACCCCTCCCGCGGACTGAGATACTCCCAGAACCCGCTCTCGGAGTCATCGAACGAAACGACGTCGGGAGTCGGCTTCTCCGGGGCCGGATCCTCAGCCGTGAACTGGCCGGTCGACAGCGACAGCAACATCGAGGGACCGCCGACGAGCACGAACGCAAGGGCGAGTAACACGGCCGCGATCACGAGCGATCGACGCATTTCGTGGGTACTAGCCACGGGACCCATATCAAACCGTATGTGATTGATCCGATGGGTGACGGGGAGCGTCCGTTCCAGTCGAATCAGCCGTGCTCGAGGGACATGACAGGGGACTCAGGGTCCGCCGTCCGGTCTGTTGTGCGTGTCCGTGCCAAAATCAGGTGTCGACGGTGGGACCGACGGTAGTAACGGGGACCGAGGCCTCGCGGACGACGCGCTGTGAGACGCTCCCGACGACGTTCTGTTCGTACTCGTCGCCGCTGGTTCCCATCACGATCAGATCGACGTCAGTGGCTGCGGCGTAGTCGACGATGCACTCCGCCGGATTGCCCGTATCGACCGCCGTCTCCGTCTCGACGTCACTCGCCGTGGCCCGCGTCACGGCGTCGTCGATCGCTTCGCGGGCCGTCGCCTCGAGGTCCTCGCGGACGTGTGTGACGCGCTCGTCGTCGAGGACGAGAAAGGCGCGGTCGTCGACGACCGAGAGGACGTGTAGGGTCGCGTTTCTCGTGGCCGCGACATCGATCGCGTGCGCCGCAACGGTCGCCGCGTGGTCGCTGCCGTCGGTGGGGAACAAAATCGTCTCGTACATCGATCTCTGCGCTAGCCTCTCGCGCGGACGGAAAAAGGGGTTTCCCTCCCTCCTCAATGGCGGGAACGACAGGTTAGACGCCGGCTAAACGCCGGGGATACCAAGCACGTCGGGCGTGACGAGTCCGACCACCGCAAACAGGTAGACGATTCCGACCGCGACGATCCAGGCGACGAACCCGATCGCGACGGCGGAGCCCCAGCCGCCGGGGTAGCGCCAGTTGATGACGCCGACCCAGACGATCAACATCAACAGGATACCCAGAAGGGGAATCCAGCCGACGAAGAAGCTCGTAACGGCCCACGCGACCGCGCCGATCAGCGCCGTCACTGCCGCGTTCACGAAGCTCGCATCCCTGTCTAACACTAGCCGTGCGCCCGCGAGAATACCGATCGTTCCCACGAGCAAGCTCAGCACGAAGATCAGGATTGAGTCCGCGGCAGCCATACTATGGTTTCCAGCTGAGTTCGATCTCGACCGTCTCACGATTCCCTCGGAGCATCGACGATCGTTCGACCACTTCGACCGAGAGGTCGATGTTCTGTGGTGGGTCGAGCGACACGTTCTTGTTCCCGACGGGGATGGTGACCTCCTCGTCGCTCCGCTCGAACTCCGCTGCGAGGTCCGTGAAGTACGCGGCGAGTTCCTCTCGCGGCAGTGTTTCGTCGGCGGTCGTCCGTTGGGCCATGCGCCAATATGCCGGTCGTGCCCGCAAAAGTATGGGCAGCGAACGACGTCCTAACTCGCTGTTACCGGCTCGACCGCCGCTGTAACGGGTCACTGATATAGTAGCCACTGAAACGATTCACACGCTGATCGGACAGCTGGCGGTCGATCAGGCGTGCAATGACGTTCAGGGGCTACTATAGCACTTCGAGAAACCGGCACCGAATCGGCCGCTAGAACAGGTTCGCCTGCTGATAGACCGATATCCCCTCGCTCGTGATCTCGTACGGCTTCTTCTCTCGGGAGTGGTTCGCATCGCGGATCTTCTGGATCTCGATCGCCATTCGCGTCTCGCGGAAGTCGTCCGGTCTGATGTACTGCAGGACGAAGACGGCGTCCGTGAGATACTCGACGATCCCGTACCGCGAGGCGTAGGCGGTCTCCGAGGACGCCTCGCTGGTCAACAACGCGGTGACCCCCGCCCCCTTCAAGCTTCGGGCGAAATCGTAGATTTCGTTGCGGCGTTTCGCCCGGTCCTCGTACATCATCTCGAGCAAGGAGACCGAATCCAGAACGAGCCGCGAGGCGTCGAACTCCTCGACGAGCGCGGGGAGTTCGTTGCGGATCGACGCCAGGCTGTTGGCCATCTCGATGGGATCGACGTCGACCACGGCGAGCTGGCCGTCGGCGACGTACTCGTCGAAGGCGTACCCCTTTTCGGTCGCACTGTTGATGACCCGATCGCGGCTCTCCTCCAACGTAATGAATACCGCTCGTTCGTCCCGCTCGAGGGCATGGGTGATAAACTGGAGTCCGAAGGTCGTCTTCCCGGTCCCGGCACCGCCCATCGCGACGAGGAGCGAGCGCTCGGGAACGCCGCCCTGAATCATTTGATCGAGCCCGTCGATACCGAGGTCGATTCGAGGGAGTTCTGAATCGAGCTCCTCGTCGAAGTCCGGTTCGTCGCTTCCCAGGACGAAGTCGAGATCATCGAATCCCTCGAGATCGGCCGCCGAATCGCCGTCGTCACCGACGGCGGCCGGCTCCGACGCCTCGATGTCCTGTAACGCCGAGCCGAAGTCCTCCTCGAACAGGGAGTCGCCGTCCGCCGCGTCGTCAGTCCCTGAGCGCTGATCCCGGGCCGAATCGTCGTCGAGACGATCGTCGACATCCTGCTCCGACTCGGATCGATCG is a window encoding:
- a CDS encoding NAD+ synthase, translating into MIDLRFSDGELERQRDHITAFIRDRVDAAGADGVVLGLSGGIDSTLTGYLAVEALGAENVHGLVLPATVSSEGNMSDAELVAQDLEISYDVLEIEPIIDTILSTYPEAEGDREAVGNARARVRAVLNYLVANHESRLVLGTGNRSEAAVGYFTKYGDGAVDCHPIGNLYKGQVRQLARHVGVSEELAAKTATAELWADQTDEGELGISYETLDDILATHIDGPLSVAATCRLLEVDEETVERVRGMYERSEHKRNAPPAPEPLE
- a CDS encoding transcription initiation factor IIB family protein, with protein sequence MASPPRQREREPETTEKEQEPERERVCDECNGGTLVKSEDQGELVCDQCGLIVEGTNIDHGPEWRAFNHSERQNKSRVGAPTTQTMHDKGLTTSIDWKNQDAYGRSISSDKRNQMRRLRKWQERIRTKDAGERNLQFALSETDRMASSLGIPRSVREVACVMYRRALDEDLIRGRSIEGVATSTLYAACRMEGIPRSLEEVAAVSRVERKEIGRTYRYVAQELGLEMEPVNPKKYVPRFCSELELSEEVQVKANEIIDTTTEKGLLSGKSPTGYAAAAIYAASLLCNEKKTQREVSDVAQVTEVTIRNRYQEQIEAMGIHE
- a CDS encoding universal stress protein; translated protein: MYETILFPTDGSDHAATVAAHAIDVAATRNATLHVLSVVDDRAFLVLDDERVTHVREDLEATAREAIDDAVTRATASDVETETAVDTGNPAECIVDYAAATDVDLIVMGTSGDEYEQNVVGSVSQRVVREASVPVTTVGPTVDT
- a CDS encoding amphi-Trp domain-containing protein, with the translated sequence MAQRTTADETLPREELAAYFTDLAAEFERSDEEVTIPVGNKNVSLDPPQNIDLSVEVVERSSMLRGNRETVEIELSWKP
- a CDS encoding KaiC domain-containing protein, translating into MVAVSDDVTDWFDRALEDEDDGDRSESEQDVDDLEDDDDRSESEQDVDDRLDDDSARDQRSGTDDAADGDSLFEEDFGSALQDIEASEPAAVGDDGDSAADLEGFDDLDFVLGSDEPDFDEELDSELPRIDLGIDGLDQMIQGGVPERSLLVAMGGAGTGKTTFGLQFITHALERDERAVFITLEESRDRVINSATEKGYAFDEYVADGQLAVVDVDPIEMANSLASIRNELPALVEEFDASRLVLDSVSLLEMMYEDRAKRRNEIYDFARSLKGAGVTALLTSEASSETAYASRYGIVEYLTDAVFVLQYIRPDDFRETRMAIEIQKIRDANHSREKKPYEITSEGISVYQQANLF